The Bacillota bacterium genome window below encodes:
- a CDS encoding bifunctional folylpolyglutamate synthase/dihydrofolate synthase, translated as MGEGEGVEGGAAARVAARLAAAPRFASPPGLERMRRLAEALGHPERRLSVVHLAGTNGKGSVSAMVASILAAAGHRVALFTSPHLVGWEERIRVGGRPVGSGTLWAALEVVERADRRSRRTGERELLQSELLTAAAWWLAASAGAEWLVQETGLGGRFDPTNAVEAPRAVAWTPVGLDHTRILGRTLAAIGRDKAGIAKRGAEAVSAPQRPPVRSALEAAVAAAGGRLRLGNRDFRVKLRRLLDRFAPGDGLGGVLFDYRGPRWSLKGLQVPLAGAHQAGNAAVAVALAEALAGVGVAVDPEAVRAGLCRVAWPGRLEPFVEGGRLWVLDGAHNPHAAGALGRWLRGSGGVRATVLAIGSDKDAAGVVRALAPAGGRLLALGGRQAGFTFHPPERLLRLWHDAGGRTPLGAAASAEEALAQIRAWAAPGDRILVTGSLHLVGLFRPLLAGASGQPGAVPGEAVLAGTDGRPALPRGAGFALEDPAQLHVAQP; from the coding sequence TTGGGTGAGGGCGAAGGGGTCGAAGGGGGGGCGGCCGCCCGGGTGGCCGCCCGGCTGGCAGCCGCCCCGCGCTTCGCCAGCCCGCCCGGGCTGGAGCGGATGCGGAGGCTGGCCGAGGCGCTGGGCCACCCCGAGCGCCGGCTCTCGGTGGTCCACCTGGCCGGGACGAACGGGAAGGGCTCCGTCTCCGCCATGGTGGCCTCCATCCTGGCTGCCGCCGGCCACCGGGTGGCCCTCTTCACCTCGCCCCACCTGGTCGGCTGGGAGGAGCGGATCCGCGTCGGAGGCCGCCCGGTGGGGAGCGGGACGCTCTGGGCGGCGCTGGAGGTGGTGGAGCGGGCCGACCGCCGCAGCCGGCGGACGGGGGAGCGGGAGCTCCTCCAGTCCGAGCTGCTGACGGCGGCCGCCTGGTGGCTCGCGGCTTCGGCGGGCGCGGAGTGGCTGGTCCAGGAGACCGGACTGGGCGGGCGCTTCGATCCGACCAACGCCGTGGAGGCTCCGCGGGCGGTGGCCTGGACACCGGTCGGCCTCGACCACACGCGCATCCTCGGCCGCACCCTCGCCGCCATCGGCCGCGACAAGGCCGGCATCGCCAAACGGGGGGCGGAGGCGGTCAGCGCGCCGCAACGCCCACCGGTGCGGTCGGCGCTGGAGGCGGCGGTGGCCGCCGCAGGCGGCCGCCTCCGCCTGGGCAACCGCGACTTCCGGGTGAAGCTCCGCCGTCTCCTGGACCGCTTCGCACCCGGGGACGGCCTGGGCGGAGTGCTCTTCGACTACCGGGGGCCGCGCTGGTCGCTGAAGGGCTTGCAGGTCCCGCTGGCGGGGGCGCACCAGGCCGGGAACGCAGCCGTCGCGGTCGCCCTGGCCGAGGCGCTGGCGGGGGTGGGCGTGGCGGTCGATCCCGAGGCGGTCCGGGCGGGCCTCTGCCGGGTCGCCTGGCCCGGCAGGCTGGAACCCTTCGTGGAAGGAGGCCGGCTCTGGGTGCTGGACGGGGCGCACAACCCGCACGCGGCCGGTGCGCTGGGCCGCTGGCTGCGGGGGAGCGGCGGCGTGCGGGCGACGGTGCTGGCCATCGGCAGCGACAAGGATGCGGCCGGGGTGGTGCGCGCGCTGGCACCGGCCGGCGGACGACTCCTCGCCCTGGGAGGCCGGCAGGCGGGCTTCACCTTCCACCCGCCGGAGCGCCTCCTGCGCCTCTGGCACGACGCGGGCGGCCGGACCCCGCTGGGCGCGGCCGCCTCGGCCGAGGAAGCCCTGGCCCAGATCCGGGCCTGGGCCGCGCCGGGCGACCGCATCCTGGTCACGGGCTCACTCCATCTGGTCGGGCTCTTCCGCCCGCTCCTGGCGGGGGCCTCGGGGCAGCCCGGCGCGGTTCCCGGCGAGGCTGTCCTCGCCGGGACGGACGGGCGGCCGGCCCTCCCCCGCGGGGCCGGCTTCGCGCTCGAGGATCCGGCCCAGCTCCATGTCGCCCAGCCTTAG
- a CDS encoding nitrilase-related carbon-nitrogen hydrolase, with product MSHGEEGRGSPGSELLPVSGGAPLFRLAPGVAEAALGEAGFAGFTAGAAAGEPEAAPRPEGRASRGLVRVAAVQMELRLHRRAADWARQVRDLGLRAARRLAGLEPPARVAGLAAGPALIAFPEDVATGLVGLLPDIDALAVRAERALRGEIPAEEAPRVADVFAAVGPAAEELYTRVFAALARETGAWVAAGSANLPGGDGCVYNVAHLFAPDGRLVGRQAKAHLLPLEAAWGLVPGRELQVWELPWGRLAQPVCMDATYFETFRIARGLGADVVVIPSANPEHPYNEWTSARGIWPRVQESQVYGVQASMVGSFLGVELSGRSGIFAPLELSPGGDGVLDRLEDPYQEGVAAAVLDLRALDAYRSRHPLGARLNRAVIGQLLEAYGRLG from the coding sequence GTGAGTCATGGCGAGGAAGGAAGGGGGTCCCCCGGGAGCGAGCTGCTTCCGGTCTCCGGGGGGGCGCCGCTCTTCCGCTTGGCGCCGGGCGTGGCGGAGGCGGCCCTGGGCGAGGCCGGCTTCGCCGGCTTCACCGCCGGCGCCGCGGCCGGCGAGCCGGAGGCAGCCCCCCGCCCCGAGGGGCGGGCGTCGCGAGGGCTTGTGCGGGTGGCGGCGGTGCAGATGGAGCTCCGGCTTCACCGGCGCGCCGCGGACTGGGCGCGGCAGGTGCGCGACCTGGGCCTGCGCGCCGCCCGCCGCCTGGCCGGTCTGGAGCCGCCCGCCAGGGTGGCCGGCCTCGCGGCAGGACCGGCGCTGATCGCCTTCCCCGAGGACGTGGCCACGGGTCTGGTCGGACTCCTTCCCGACATCGACGCGCTGGCCGTCCGGGCGGAGCGGGCCCTGCGCGGCGAGATCCCCGCGGAGGAGGCGCCGCGGGTGGCCGACGTCTTCGCCGCGGTCGGCCCGGCGGCGGAGGAGCTGTACACCCGCGTCTTCGCTGCGCTGGCCCGGGAGACGGGCGCCTGGGTGGCGGCCGGGAGCGCCAACCTGCCAGGCGGGGACGGCTGCGTCTATAATGTGGCCCACCTCTTCGCCCCCGACGGCCGCCTGGTCGGCCGACAGGCGAAGGCGCACCTGCTTCCCCTCGAGGCCGCCTGGGGCCTCGTCCCCGGCCGGGAGCTCCAGGTCTGGGAGCTGCCCTGGGGACGGCTCGCCCAGCCGGTCTGCATGGACGCCACCTACTTCGAGACCTTCCGCATCGCCCGCGGCCTCGGGGCCGACGTGGTGGTCATCCCCAGCGCCAACCCGGAGCACCCGTACAACGAGTGGACCTCCGCCCGCGGGATCTGGCCGCGGGTGCAGGAGAGTCAGGTGTACGGGGTACAGGCCTCCATGGTGGGAAGCTTCCTGGGGGTGGAGCTGAGCGGGCGGAGCGGCATCTTCGCGCCCCTGGAGCTGTCGCCGGGGGGCGATGGCGTGCTCGACCGGCTGGAGGATCCCTACCAGGAAGGAGTGGCCGCGGCCGTGCTCGACCTCCGGGCGCTGGACGCCTACCGCTCCCGCCACCCGCTGGGCGCGCGCCTCAACCGCGCCGTGATCGGGCAGCTTCTGGAGGCGTACGGCCGGCTTGGGTGA